A window from Urocitellus parryii isolate mUroPar1 chromosome 1, mUroPar1.hap1, whole genome shotgun sequence encodes these proteins:
- the Sft2d3 gene encoding vesicle transport protein SFT2C has protein sequence MADLHRQLQDYLSQSKAGRPAEAEQLLASETAEEPAAGVGPTGAWLGRAGLRWTWPRSHTEPAAASQACLPSVTRGQQLAAGGACLLLAALCFCLAALYAPVLLLRARKFALLWSLGSVLALAGGAILRGGAACGRLLRCEETPSRPALVYAAALGATLYAAMGLRSTPLTALGACAQVAALLAWLASLLPWGGGTALRLALGRLGRRAGLANALPV, from the coding sequence ATGGCAGACCTCCACCGCCAGCTGCAGGACTACCTGTCGCAGAGCAAAGCGGGCAGGCCGGCGGAAGCGGAGCAGCTACTCGCTTCGGAGACTGCTGAAGAGCCTGCGGCAGGGGTCGGACCGACGGGAGCGTGGCTTGGCCGCGCTGGCCTGCGGTGGACGTGGCCGCGAAGTCACACGGAGCCGGCGGCGGCGAGCCAGGCGTGCCTGCCGAGCGTGACGCGCGGCCAGCAGCTGGCTGCGGGTGGAGCCTGTCTGCTACTGGCCGCGCTCTGCTTCTGTCTGGCGGCACTCTACGCGCCAGTGCTGCTGCTGCGCGCGCGCAAATTCGCGCTGCTCTGGTCGTTGGGCTCGGTGCTGGCTCTCGCAGGCGGCGCGATACTGCGAGGCGGGGCGGCGTGCGGACGTCTGCTACGCTGCGAGGAGACGCCGTCGAGGCCCGCGCTGGTCTACGCGGCCGCGCTGGGAGCCACTCTGTACGCGGCAATGGGTCTGCGCAGTACGCCGCTCACTGCGCTGGGCGCCTGCGCGCAGGTGGCCGCCCTACTGGCCTGGTTGGCTAGCCTGCTGCCGTGGGGCGGTGGCACCGCGCTGCGCCTGGCGCTCGGTCGCTTGGGCCGCCGCGCAGGCCTAGCTAATGCGCTGCCGGTGTGA